A stretch of the Zeugodacus cucurbitae isolate PBARC_wt_2022May chromosome 6, idZeuCucr1.2, whole genome shotgun sequence genome encodes the following:
- the LOC128922643 gene encoding serine protease grass-like isoform X2 produces MMQMTLKKCFAEMGVHLCCNRTNYYFPDTNYITQLDPKGLEILNEVECNRLSGDRVSNGKAATLGQYPFMALLKYNRDGDQFLCGGTLITSRFVLTAAHCITQDLFRVRLGEHDTSTAVDCDDSKRLCLPKTGEYEIAQIFSHPDYSIRRLTHDVALLKLKTEVITQVHIKPICLPISQLVYDQSNTIRHYTIAGWGRTESNEKSNVLQHAKIPHQARDVCQRAFSRFGVNITHDHICAGGENRIDTCKGDSGGPLFATVPFKLFNNLIIRRQVQFGIVSFGLTGCGDRNVIAAAYSNLMEYMPWLTEIIGNNT; encoded by the exons atgaTGCAGATGACGTTGAAAAAATGCTTTGCGGAAATG GGTGTACACCTTTGCTGTAATCGAACCAATTACTATTTTCCTGACACCAATTATATAACACAATTAGATCCTAAAGGCTTGGAAATACTCAACGAAGTAGAGTGTAATCGACTATCAGGAGATCGTGTATCCAATGGGAAAGCAGCAACGCTAGGCCAATATCCATTTATGGCATTATTGAAATATAACAGGGATGGTGATCAATTCTTATGCGGTGGAACATTGATAACATCCAGATTCGTGCTGACGGCCGCACATTGTATAACACAGGACTT ATTTAGAGTACGATTGGGGGAACATGATACTTCAACAGCAGTGGACTGTGATGACTCAAAACGCCTATGTCTGCCAAAAACGGGGGAATACGAAATCGCACAAATCTTTAGCCATCCCGATTATTCGATTCGACGACTTACACATGATGTGGCGTTGCTAAAATTGAAAACTGAGGTCATAACTCAAG tgCATATTAAACCCATTTGTCTACCCATTTCGCAGCTCGTCTATGATCAGAGCAATACAATACGACATTATACCATTGCCGGCTGGGGACGTACCGAAAGTA atGAAAAAAGTAATGTATTACAACATGCAAAAATTCCTCATCAAGCACGTGATGTTTGTCAGAGGGCTTTCTCCCGATTCGGCGTAAACATTACCCACGACCATATTTGTGCTGGCGGTGAGAATAGAATCGATACATGTAAAGGTGATTCGGGTGGCCCGCTATTTGCAACCGTACCCTTTAAGTTATTCAACAACTTAATAATCAGACGTCAAGTACAATTCGGAATTGTTTCGTTCGGCTTGACCGGTTGTGGTGATAGAAATGTGATCGCCGCGgcgtattcaaatttaatggaataTATGCCTTGGCTCACTGAAATCATTGGCAACAATACatga
- the LOC128922642 gene encoding serine protease grass-like: MRHQIITFSCSTLLIMLQVFMLSNAVDTVRYNFQNEEVVEPCHAPNGSPGVCLYYKECANLTNWRIQNNVHDADDVKRMLCGNDGLHLCCNRTNYYFPDTNYITQLHPKGLEILNEVECNRLSGDRVSNGKAVMLGQYPFMALLKYNRVGHQFLCGGTLITSRFVLTAAHCIRPDLFSVRLGEHDTSTEVDCTNSKSHCLPKTEEYEIEQIFKHPNYLKPIDTHDVALLKLKTEVITQVHIKPICLPISQLVYDHSNKIRQYTIAGWGYTERQDKSSNVLQHAKIPHQARDVCQRAFSRFGVNITHDHICAGGENRIDTCAGDSGGPLFALVPFKLINSYIIRREVQFGIVSLGMENCGHRNVSAAAYANLMKYMPWVTEIIGNYTP; this comes from the exons ATGAGGCACCAAATAATTACTTTTTCCTG TTCTACGCTGCTAATAATGCTGCAAGTATTCATGTTGTCAAATGCTGTCGATACTGTGCGCTATAATTTCCAAAATGAGGAGGTAGTTGAACCTTGTCATGCACCAAATGGTTCTCCGGGAGTTTGTCTATATTATAAGGAATGTGCTAATCTAACAAATTGGAGAATACAAAATAATGTACATGATGCAGATGACGTTAAAAGAATGCTTTGCGGAAATGAT GGTCTACACCTTTGCTGCAATCGTACCAATTACTACTTTCCTGACACCAATTATATAACACAATTACATCCTAAAGGCTTGGAAATACTCAACGAAGTAGAGTGTAATCGACTATCAGGGGATCGTGTATCCAATGGAAAGGCAGTAATGCTTGGCCAATATCCATTTATGGCATTATTGAAATATAACAGGGTTGGTCATCAATTCTTATGCGGTGGTACATTGATAACATCTAGATTCGTGCTGACGGCCGCGCATTGTATAAGACCAGACTT ATTTAGTGTACGCCTGGGGGAACATGATACTTCAACTGAAGTGGACTGTACTAATTCGAAAAGCCACTGTCTGCCGAAAACGGAAGAATACGAAATCGAACAAATCTTCAAGCATCCCAATTATTTAAAACCAATAGATACACATGATGTGGCTTTACTAAAATTGAAAACTGAGGTGATAACTCAAG TGCATATTAAACCTATTTGTCTACCCATTTCGCAGCTCGTCTACGATCACAGCAATAAAATACGACAATATACCATTGCCGGCTGGGGATATACCGAACGTC AAGATAAAAGTAGTAATGTTTTGCAACATGCCAAAATTCCTCATCAAGCACGTGATGTTTGTCAGAGGGCTTTCTCCCGATTCGGCGTAAACATAACCCATGACCATATATGCGCTGGCGGTGAGAATAGAATCGATACCTGTGCAGGGGATTCGGGTGGCCCGCTGTTTGCCCTTGTACCCTTTAAGTTAATCAACAGCTACATAATCAGACGTGAAGTACAATTCGGTATTGTTTCATTAGGAATGGAGAATTGCGGACATAGAAATGTGAGTGCGGCGGCGTatgcaaatttaatgaaatacatGCCTTGGGTCACTGAAATCATAGGGAACTATACCccgtaa
- the LOC128922643 gene encoding serine protease grass-like isoform X1 encodes MRHQIINFSCSTLLIMLQVFMLSNAAYTARNNFRNEEVQLPCHAPNGSQGVCLYYKECANLTNWRIQNNIHDADDVEKMLCGNGGVHLCCNRTNYYFPDTNYITQLDPKGLEILNEVECNRLSGDRVSNGKAATLGQYPFMALLKYNRDGDQFLCGGTLITSRFVLTAAHCITQDLFRVRLGEHDTSTAVDCDDSKRLCLPKTGEYEIAQIFSHPDYSIRRLTHDVALLKLKTEVITQVHIKPICLPISQLVYDQSNTIRHYTIAGWGRTESNEKSNVLQHAKIPHQARDVCQRAFSRFGVNITHDHICAGGENRIDTCKGDSGGPLFATVPFKLFNNLIIRRQVQFGIVSFGLTGCGDRNVIAAAYSNLMEYMPWLTEIIGNNT; translated from the exons ATGAGGcaccaaataattaatttttcctg TTCTACGCTGCTAATAATGCTGCAAGTATTCATGTTGTCAAATGCTGCCTATACTGCGCGCAATAATTTCCGAAATGAGGAGGTTCAACTACCTTGTCATGCACCAAATGGTTCACAGGGAGTTTGTCTATATTATAAGGAATGTGCTAATCTAACAAATTggagaatacaaaataatatacatgaTGCAGATGACGTTGAAAAAATGCTTTGCGGAAATGGT GGTGTACACCTTTGCTGTAATCGAACCAATTACTATTTTCCTGACACCAATTATATAACACAATTAGATCCTAAAGGCTTGGAAATACTCAACGAAGTAGAGTGTAATCGACTATCAGGAGATCGTGTATCCAATGGGAAAGCAGCAACGCTAGGCCAATATCCATTTATGGCATTATTGAAATATAACAGGGATGGTGATCAATTCTTATGCGGTGGAACATTGATAACATCCAGATTCGTGCTGACGGCCGCACATTGTATAACACAGGACTT ATTTAGAGTACGATTGGGGGAACATGATACTTCAACAGCAGTGGACTGTGATGACTCAAAACGCCTATGTCTGCCAAAAACGGGGGAATACGAAATCGCACAAATCTTTAGCCATCCCGATTATTCGATTCGACGACTTACACATGATGTGGCGTTGCTAAAATTGAAAACTGAGGTCATAACTCAAG tgCATATTAAACCCATTTGTCTACCCATTTCGCAGCTCGTCTATGATCAGAGCAATACAATACGACATTATACCATTGCCGGCTGGGGACGTACCGAAAGTA atGAAAAAAGTAATGTATTACAACATGCAAAAATTCCTCATCAAGCACGTGATGTTTGTCAGAGGGCTTTCTCCCGATTCGGCGTAAACATTACCCACGACCATATTTGTGCTGGCGGTGAGAATAGAATCGATACATGTAAAGGTGATTCGGGTGGCCCGCTATTTGCAACCGTACCCTTTAAGTTATTCAACAACTTAATAATCAGACGTCAAGTACAATTCGGAATTGTTTCGTTCGGCTTGACCGGTTGTGGTGATAGAAATGTGATCGCCGCGgcgtattcaaatttaatggaataTATGCCTTGGCTCACTGAAATCATTGGCAACAATACatga